AAAGGGTGGAGAAGTGATCATTCTTGGAGTTTATGCTAAAAATCCAACGGTGAATATGTATTTCGTGGGCGAACATGAACTAAACCTGTTCGGCTCAATGATGTACCGCCACGAGGATTATCAGGAAGCCACTTCGTTAATTTCGAACGGCATGATTATTCTTGAGCCGTTGATTTCGAAACACTTTCCGTTTGATCAATATCTTGATGCATACAATTACATTGGTGAAAGTGGTGATAAAGTGATGAAAGTGATGGTTGATTTATAAAAACCAATTCTAAAAATGACAAAACAATTTAAAGTTGCTGGAATAGGTGAATTACTTTGGGATATTCTTCCACAGGGGAAACAGCTTGGGGGTGCACCATGCAATTTTGCTTATCACGTCTATCAGGCAGAATGCCAGCCATTTGTAATCAGTTCTCTTGGACCCGATGCTTCAGGAGATGAAATATTGACGCGTTTTGATGAATTGGAACTGGATAAAAGCTTTGTGCAACTTACTCAAGGTTTTTCTACAGGAACAGTAACTATCTCGTTGGACGTTAATGGAATCCCTTCTTATATTATTCAAGAAAACGTAGCATGGGATAATATGATCTGGAATAATTCACTCGAAGCACTGGCTAAAAGTGTAGATGCGGTATGTTTTGGCAGTCTGGCCCAACGAAATTCAGTTTCCCGACAAACAATTCTAAAATTTTTAGAGACAACACGGCCCGACTGCCTAAAGGTTTTAGACATCAATTTGCGCCAGTCGTTTTACAATCGCGTTACCATCATCCGATCCCTTGAATTTGCGAATATTCTCAAGCTGAATGACGATGAACTTCTTGTTGTAGCAGGTCTTCTGGGGCTTCAGGGTACAGATGATGAACTGATGTCGCAGTTGATGCAAAAGTTCAGTCTGAAACTGGTTGCCGTAACTAAAGGTGACAAAGGAAGTATTTTGATGACCAGCAAAGAGAAATCATTTATGGAAGTACCAAAAGTTAAAATTGCCGATACTGTCGGTGCAGGCGATTCGTTTACCGCGATTTTAGTTGCAGGACTACTTCGAAACGAGGAATTGAAAAGAATACATAAAACAGCCACGCAGATTGCAGCTTTCGTTTGCACGCAAAAAGGAGCAACCCCGAAATTGCCTAAATCTTTATTGAAATTTTAAAAACAAAAAAATACAACACCTATGAAAAACTTTAATTTTCATCAAACTACAGAAATTAAATTTGGCATTGGCAGAGTTCAGGAATTAGGACAAATCGTCGCCCAATATGGTACAAAAGTTTTACTGGTAACTACACCGGCAGCTGTTCCAGCCTTAGCTCAGCAATATAAAAAAGTGATTCAGATATTGGAAGCTTCTGAAATTTTGGTAGCTCATTTCGATGGAGTTATTCCAAATCCAACTGTCGAAACAATTAGTAAAGGGGCAAAAATGGCACGTGAATTTGGGGCGGAAGTGATTATTGGCCTCGGGGGCGGTTCAAGCATGGATTCTGCCAAAGCTATCTCGGTGGAAGCCACTCATCCAGGCACAAGTTGGGACTATTTATTTTATAAAACACCTCAACCCGACGCAAAGAAATTATTGCCAGTAATTGCTATTTCTACTACATCGGGAACCGGCTCACAGGTAACACAAGTGGCTGTTGTCACAAATCCGGAGGTTCGTGATAAATCAGCCTTGTATAACAATATTTTGTACCCCCAGGTAACTATTATCGATCCTGAATTGATGATCTCGGTCCCTAAATTTGTAACTGCCACAACCGGGTTTGATGTGCTTTGCCATGCTTTTGAAAGTACCATCAATCCCGGCACTGGTGCTTATGTCAATTTACTGGCTTGGGAAGCTATTTCATTAGTAGTTGAAAATCTTTCTGCCCTACTTGTGAACCTAGATGATATTAATTGCAGGGAGAATATGGCCTGGGCCGATACCTTGGGAGGTTTGTGCATTGCTAATGCCGGAGTAACTCTCCCTCATGGAATGGGTATGGCTATTGGAGGAATGTACCCGAATGTTGCCCACGGCGAATCGCTTGCTATTGTATATCCTGCTTTTATTAAGTTTACATGGAAATGGGCTGTTCCCCAGTTCTCAAAACTTGCCAGAATATTAAACCCTGAATTGAAAAAGATAACTGACGAACAAGCTGCTGAAAAGTCTGTGGAGGAAATGGACAAGTTCTTAAAAAAGATCGGCTTATGGATAAGCCTTAAAGACAAAGGAATGCCCGAGAATGAGATAAACCTATTGGCTAGGCAGTGCATGGTGTTA
The sequence above is drawn from the Microbacter margulisiae genome and encodes:
- a CDS encoding carbohydrate kinase family protein, which translates into the protein MTKQFKVAGIGELLWDILPQGKQLGGAPCNFAYHVYQAECQPFVISSLGPDASGDEILTRFDELELDKSFVQLTQGFSTGTVTISLDVNGIPSYIIQENVAWDNMIWNNSLEALAKSVDAVCFGSLAQRNSVSRQTILKFLETTRPDCLKVLDINLRQSFYNRVTIIRSLEFANILKLNDDELLVVAGLLGLQGTDDELMSQLMQKFSLKLVAVTKGDKGSILMTSKEKSFMEVPKVKIADTVGAGDSFTAILVAGLLRNEELKRIHKTATQIAAFVCTQKGATPKLPKSLLKF
- a CDS encoding iron-containing alcohol dehydrogenase, with the translated sequence MKNFNFHQTTEIKFGIGRVQELGQIVAQYGTKVLLVTTPAAVPALAQQYKKVIQILEASEILVAHFDGVIPNPTVETISKGAKMAREFGAEVIIGLGGGSSMDSAKAISVEATHPGTSWDYLFYKTPQPDAKKLLPVIAISTTSGTGSQVTQVAVVTNPEVRDKSALYNNILYPQVTIIDPELMISVPKFVTATTGFDVLCHAFESTINPGTGAYVNLLAWEAISLVVENLSALLVNLDDINCRENMAWADTLGGLCIANAGVTLPHGMGMAIGGMYPNVAHGESLAIVYPAFIKFTWKWAVPQFSKLARILNPELKKITDEQAAEKSVEEMDKFLKKIGLWISLKDKGMPENEINLLARQCMVLPDYKGNPRVATEDEMIELVKQSFFK